In the genome of Hevea brasiliensis isolate MT/VB/25A 57/8 chromosome 14, ASM3005281v1, whole genome shotgun sequence, the window CACTCTGTGTCAAGCAATAATTAAAGCTCTTAACATTCAATTAGGAAAATAAAATGCGAAAATTCACAATATTACAAGAAGGGCATGGAAGAACAATGATCCATCACAACCAAATAGACCTATATGAACAACAACATTGAATAAAGGAAATACCAAAGTGAAAACCCCACACAAACCAACTCCAACCCAACCCATCGTTTTGCATTGCTACTACATCCATTGCTCCTCGTTTGAGCAATTTGTCCTCTGCTGTTGGCCGCTTCATCTGCTTTCATCCAAGGTAAATATTGCTCATTATAGTGATGATATGATGAACAATTTAAGGACAATAAATTGTCACATAGAAGGAAAATCACAATTACCACTAGGACTAGGGGCGGGGCTGCTGCTACTCTCATTAGTGCTATTAGCAAATTGATAGAAAACTTGAGCATCTGGAGAATTAGGTGCTAAGTGTAGAAGGGCTGCATCCATACATATATACCCATCATCATAACTTAATAAAAAGGATATGGATCATAACAAAGTATTGAAATTTCATCACAATTTAGCAGTTTTTAGTGAACCCAGAtggattttcttttcattttctcaaAATCCACACTGAGTTAGTACGTAGATAATGCTTACCAGGGCATTGGGAAACGTTGGCACTTGCATGGCAAATAGAGGGAAGGCCTAAAGCAAGAGTGACATTTATCTTGAGACCTAATTGAGGATCATTTCTATCCACAATAATGACACACAAACACTTCTTGTTGTTTTTGAGGACTTGCTTCAGACCACTGCAACAATCTGGCGTTGGAGTTCTGGCATTACCTCCAACGTAGGGCAGACATGTAGCTAAACCCACCAGCTGCTCTGCGCACTCCTCTCTGTCTTTGTCTGAAACCGCCATCGAAAAACCTACCATGGTTGACATTAACGTTAATGTAAGTGCAACTTTAGTGAAATAATGAAAACCCATTTCAAGAAATTGGTGTAGAGAAAGAAACTTGATTAATTCAAGCATAGAgagatgtgtatatatatatatcgttGCAGTCATTTTAATTGATTAAACAAGCTTTTTGGAAGTTTCTTCAATAGAATAGATGCGGAATTTAAGATGAGTAGATGGTGGACCCTATCTTCTTCTAATTGCAACACCTCAGAGAGTATAGAACGTCCAGACCAACCACAAGTCCACAACTTCATAATTTTTAATCTTACTGGATGTTAAGTGTGTATGAATAAAGAAAAGCTGTTTCGCTTAGGTTTTTGCTTCTTGTAGAAAAGATGGCTACTTTTGTGTTTCACTATAGTATTAATTCAAGGGATAGATGGTACTGTGATGTGTAATGGGAAAAGAAGAATGTAGGTAAGTGGCTTTGGGGGGTCCAGACTCCCACAGAGAATTGAAAGAAGAATTAAATTTGCTAAAGTGCGTCAGTTCACCAACCCACCAAAGGCAAAAAACAATGATCGCTTAAGGCACTAGAGAGGAAAGTTGATGTTATTACCTCAGGCTTCGTTTTAATGACATCAAGCAATAACAAGTAGAGGCGTTGATGAGATCTTATCTTCAGATGTAATCAGTTCCAAGTTGCTTCCGGGCTCAAGGTGGTTGGAGTCCAACTTCCAAGGATGATGTTTGTGTAAGCTAACTTGCTTTATTCCGGCAAAGGAAAATCTTCAACTTTCTATATGACTGAGCCATTATCTTTGCACTATTTGGCCCATTTATGTCACAACCCAATCTTTCAAATTTCACAACTAACCGAGGcccatgaaaacaattttcattttggactttTTCTTATTAGAAAAAGAAAAGTACCTAACCAAGGAAAAGAAATCACAGGTACACAAAAAAAGTCTATCACCTTGGATACAGTTAGGATTCTATCTGCACCAATTTGAAACTAATGATCTTATGCTATGATATCGTAGGacctttctttaattttttaaccaGGTAatgattaaaaagaaaaaagaaagaaagaaaagagagagctTTCTTGTCATCCTCAATCACATGAATTACTTAGAGCTTAAGATTTAAAGCTAGTATACAAACTAAAACACTTTATGTGAACCAGTCATATCCATGCATGGTGGATCTAGCTAAGGAGATTCTTCATTAAGAAGCCTGAGTTGCCACATGGAAAGCAGCAGCATCCTACACAGACACACTTCAGCTTTCCTGCGCGGGTGCTGCTTATATTCAAAAGCACAACTAGCCTAGTCACCGGTCCGAGCCAGTTTCGAATTGAATCAGCGATTTAAGATTTAGTCAAAAAATGATTAAAATCGAATTGGTTGGTTATGATTTTagttttcaattggtttcaatttgaCTTCGGtccaatttaattttattttggttcCAATTTTTTAATAGTTTTGATCCTGATTTGCAAATGGTTTGGTCCTAAAATAgccatttaaaaaaatatatatatatgatttaaaTGGTGTCCAATTCTAATTCAAATCTTTAAATCGTTAACTCGGGTTGATTTCATGTTTAACTCGGACCAATTCTAATATGATTTAGAGTCTGAATTCTAGCCGGGTGTATGCACACCGACTTTAAACATGGCAAACAAGTGTTCATTCTTTTGTGGTTGGCCAGTGATAACCTACTTTCTTCTATTATCAATTAATTACTGGGATTTAGATGGACTACATGCATTAAAAGACAGCaatatgtaattatttattttcacaTGAAGAACTATTCATGGTTTCCTTTTTGAACAGTTAGATGGCAATCAATTAATATTCTTCTCTCGAGGCATAGATGAGAATCAACTTTTTACTTTTGGCAATGAACCCATGGTTATAAATCTACTAACCTTAAC includes:
- the LOC110669317 gene encoding non-specific lipid transfer protein GPI-anchored 14; translated protein: MTATIYIYTHLSMLELIKFLSLHQFLEMGFHYFTKVALTLTLMSTMVGFSMAVSDKDREECAEQLVGLATCLPYVGGNARTPTPDCCSGLKQVLKNNKKCLCVIIVDRNDPQLGLKINVTLALGLPSICHASANVSQCPALLHLAPNSPDAQVFYQFANSTNESSSSPAPSPSDEAANSRGQIAQTRSNGCSSNAKRWVGLELVCVGFSLWYFLYSMLLFI